The following proteins are encoded in a genomic region of Dioscorea cayenensis subsp. rotundata cultivar TDr96_F1 unplaced genomic scaffold, TDr96_F1_v2_PseudoChromosome.rev07_lg8_w22 25.fasta BLBR01000490.1, whole genome shotgun sequence:
- the LOC120254553 gene encoding LOW QUALITY PROTEIN: endoglucanase 10-like (The sequence of the model RefSeq protein was modified relative to this genomic sequence to represent the inferred CDS: deleted 1 base in 1 codon) codes for MFGRDPWGGTLEISNAESATDDDRSRNLQDLDRAALSRQLDETQQSWLLAGPGDAGKKKKRYVDLGCIVVSRKLFLWTIGSIVGVGVLVGFIMLIIKAIPHRHHPAPPPDDYTRALHKALMFFNAQRSGPLPKHNNVSWRGNSGMRDGLSDDSVKKNLVGGYYDAGDAIKFNFPMSFAMTVLSWSVIEYSAKYEAAGELQHVKEIIKWGTDYLLKTFNSSADTIDRIAAQVGLGDTSKGPAPNDHYCWVRPEDIDYPRPVYECHSCSDLAGEMAAALAAASIVFKDSKTYSEKLVHGARTLFKYGREQRGRYSPGGSDPSLFYNSSSYWDEFVWGGAWLYYATGNSSYLQLATTPGIAKHAGAFWGGPDYGVFSWDNKLTGAQVLLSRLRLFLSPGYPYEEILRTFHNQTGNVMCSYLPIFRSFNRTKGGLIQLNHGRPQPLQYVVNAAFLASVFSDYLDAADTPGWYCGPNFYSTDILRNFAKTQIDYILGNNPQKMSYVVGYGTHYPKHVHHRGASIPKNGIRYNCKGGWKFRDTKRPNPNTLTGAMVAGPDKHDGFHDVRMNYNYTEPTLAGNAGLVAALVALSGGKTGIDKNTIFSAVPPLFPTPPPPPAAWNP; via the exons atgtTTGGAAGAGATCCATGGGGAGGAACACTAGAGATATCGAATGCGGAATCGGCAACAGACGATGACCGAAGCCGGAATTTACAAGATCTAGACAGAGCAGCTCTGTCAAGGCAATTGGATGAGACACAACAGAGTTGGCTTCTTGCCGGTCCCGGTGATGCCGGCAAGAAAAAGAAACGGTATGTTGATCTTGGATGTATTGTTGTTAGCCGGAAACTCTTCCTCTGGACTATTGGCTCAATCGTCGGAGTCGGAGTTCTTGTCGGCTTTATCATGCTAATTATCAAGGCTATTCCTCACCGGCATCATCCTGCTCCTCCTCCTGATGATTATACTCGTGCTCTTCATAAAGCTCTCATGTTCTTCAATGCTCAACGTT CTGGTCCACtgccaaagcacaacaatgTGAGCTGGAGAGGAAACTCCGGCATGAGAGATGGTCTATCAGACGATTCCGTCAAGAAGAACCTCGTCGGAGGCTACTACGACGCCGGCGATGCCATCAAGTTCAACTTCCCCATGTCCTTCGCCATGACCGTCCTCAGCTGGAGTGTCATTGAGTACAGTGCTAAGTATGAAGCCGCCGGCGAGCTCCAGCATGTCAAAGAGATCATCAAATGGGGCACTGATTACCTTCTCAAAACCTTCAATTCATCTGCTGATACAATTGATCGAATCGCAGCTCAG GTTGGGTTAGGAGACACTTCAAAAGGTCCAGCACCAAATGATCATTACTGCTGGGTGAGACCAGAGGACATAGACTATCCTAGACCAGTCTATGAATGCCATAGTTGCTCAGACCTTGCCGGAGAGATGGCAGCAGCTCTGGCAGCTGCTTCCATTGTCTTCAAGGACAGCAAGACCTACTCTGAGAAGCTTGTTCATGGTGCCAGGACACTCTTCAAGTATGGCAGGGAACAGAGGGGCAGGTACAGCCCTGGAGGCTCTGACCCTTCCCTTTTCTACAACTCCTCTAGTTACTGGGATGAGTTTGTTTGGGGTGGTGCTTGGTTGTACTATGCCACTGGGAACTCCTCCTACCTTCAGTTGGCCACTACTCCTGGCATTGCTAAGCATGCTGGAGCCTTCTGGGGTGGCCCTGATTATGGTGTTTTCAGCTGGGACAACAAGCTCACTGGTGCTCAA GTTCTTCTCAGCAGATTGAGACTGTTCTTGAGTCCAGGATATCCTTATGAAGAAATACTAAGGACATTTCACAATCAAACCGGCAATGTCATGTGCTCATACTTACCAATTTTCAGATCATTCAACCGAACAAAAG GAGGTCTGATCCAATTAAACCATGGAAGACCTCAACCACTTCAGTATGTTGTCAATGCCGCCTTTCTTGCTTCCGTATTCAGTGATTATCTCGATGCTGCCGACACCCCTGGCTGGTACTGTGGT CCCAACTTCTATTCAACTGATATCTTGCGTAATTTCGCCAAGACTCAG ATTGACTACATTCTAGGCAataatccacaaaagatgagctATGTAGTTGGCTACGGCACGCATTACCCGAAACATGTTCATCACAGAGGTGCATCAATTCCTAAGAATGGAATTAGATACAACTGCAAAGGAGGATGGAAATTTAGAGACACAAAGAGGCCGAATCCTAACACTCTTACTGGCGCAATGGTTGCCGGCCCTGACAAACACGATGGCTTTCACGATGTGCGTATGAACTACAATTATACCGAGCCTACGCTCGCCGGAAATGCTGGCTTAGTTGCTGCCTTGGTTGCTTTGTCTGGTGGGAAGACTGGCATTGATAAGAACACGATTTTTTCAGCGGTTCCTCCTCTGTTTCCAACTCCACCGCCACCACCTGCAGCTTGGAACCCATAA